One genomic segment of Erpetoichthys calabaricus chromosome 7, fErpCal1.3, whole genome shotgun sequence includes these proteins:
- the LOC114655019 gene encoding cytochrome c oxidase assembly protein COX18, mitochondrial, whose product MVCRCLPRLTCRLATSASCHFRRPGPASLPCGSRLLSDFACSKAPFVTRRWSCYKGRVDHGVRTLSSVPSPGATPGLYERFADSAVVHFTEDVLTSVQQTTGLPWWATVVCTTVTLRTAVTLPLGAYQSLIIAKVEALQPEIAELAKQLHYEVSVRAQQRGWAQKEARFHFKKTLRRIVAELYVRDNCHPFKASLLIWVQLPMWLIVSFALRNLSLGTSDTGAAVHEALGTGGALWFPDLTLPDTTWLMPVSLGLLNLLIIEIFASRKLEPTKFQTWVTHFMRGISLVMIPVAATVPSSMSLYWLTSSAVGLLHNLLLRSPTLRRLCHIPRGHNDSDTPYRDLWGALRARLPR is encoded by the exons ATGGTGTGCCGCTGTCTGCCCAGACTGACCTGCAGGCTGGCAACATCCGCAAGCTGCCATTTTAGGAGGCCTGGGCCTGCCAGTCTGCCATGTGGCAGCAGATTGCTCTCTGACTTTGCCTGCTCGAAGGCCCCCTTTGTGACCAGGAGATGGTCCTGTTATAAGGGCAGAGTGGACCATGGTGTGCGGACTCTGAGCTCGGTGCCATCTCCCGGTGCCACCCCAGGACTCTACGAGAGGTTTGCCGACTCTGCTGTGGTTCACTTCACAGAAGACGTCCTCACTTCGGTGCAGCAGACCACAGGCCTCCCGTGGTGGGCCACCGTTGTGTGCACCACAGTCACCCTGAGGACAGCCGTCACGCTGCCCCTGGGGGCGTATCAGTCATTGATTATCGCAAAG GTTGAAGCCCTGCAGCCAGAGATCGCAGAGTTGGCCAAGCAGTTGCATTACGAGGTCTCCGTGCGGGCGCAGCAGAGAGGCTGGGCACAGAAGGAAGCGCG GTTTCACTTTAAGAAGACCCTGCGACGCATTGTGGCCGAGCTCTACGTGCGGGACAACTGCCACCCGTTCAAAGCCAGCCTTCTCATTTGGGTCCAGCTGCCCATGTGGCTCATTGTGTCCTTTGCCCTGCGGAACCTGAGCCTGGGGACATCCGACACCGGGGCAG CTGTACATGAAGCCCTTGGCACCGGtggggcactctggtttcctgaCCTCACACTGCCTGACACCACGTGGCTCATGCCTGTGTCCCTCGGTCTTCTCAACTTGCTCATCATCGAG ATCTTCGCCTCAAGGAAGTTGGAGCCGACAAAGTTCCAGACGTGGGTCACTCACTTTATGCGTGGCATTTCGCTCGTCATGATTCCGGTGGCAGCCACAGTCCCTTCG TCCATGTCGCTCTACTGGCTCACCTCCAGCGCCGTGGGCCTGCTGCACAACCTGCTGCTGCGCTCGCCCACCCTGCGCCGGCTCTGTCACATTCCCCGCGGCCACAACGACTCGGACACTCCCTATCGAGACCTCTGGGGGGCTCTGCGGGCCAGGCTGCCCAGGTAG